In Ruminococcaceae bacterium R-25, one genomic interval encodes:
- a CDS encoding multimeric flavodoxin WrbA, which translates to MEKRFKVLMLKGSPRENGNIAIGFREMQKIFDELNVEYECINLGKKDVRGCIACGTCGNTGKCVFNDVVNEISEKFEKADGLVVGSPVYYGCANGTLVSALQRVFYSSHFDKRMKVGASVVCARRSGCTATFDELNKFFTISNMPVATSQYWNNIHGGAAGEADQDEEGKQTMRVLARNMVFLIESIALGREKLGLPEQEEHLWTNFIG; encoded by the coding sequence ATGGAAAAGCGTTTTAAGGTATTAATGCTCAAAGGAAGCCCGAGAGAGAACGGCAATATCGCCATAGGTTTTCGCGAGATGCAAAAGATATTCGACGAGCTTAATGTTGAATATGAGTGCATAAATCTGGGCAAGAAAGATGTCAGAGGATGCATTGCCTGCGGTACTTGCGGCAATACCGGCAAGTGCGTTTTCAATGACGTCGTTAATGAGATCTCCGAAAAGTTCGAAAAGGCTGACGGCCTAGTAGTCGGATCTCCGGTTTACTACGGCTGTGCCAACGGAACTCTGGTTTCCGCTTTGCAGAGAGTTTTTTACAGCTCACATTTTGACAAGCGCATGAAGGTCGGTGCGAGCGTGGTATGTGCAAGAAGATCCGGCTGTACAGCGACTTTCGATGAACTCAATAAGTTCTTTACGATATCCAATATGCCTGTTGCCACAAGCCAGTACTGGAATAATATTCATGGCGGAGCTGCAGGTGAAGCTGATCAGGATGAAGAGGGAAAGCAGACAATGAGAGTCCTTGCCCGCAATATGGTATTTCTTATAGAAAGCATTGCTTTGGGCAGGGAAAAGCTCGGTCTTCCTGAACAGGAAGAACATCTGTGGACTAATTTCATAGGGTAA
- a CDS encoding NADPH-dependent FMN reductase, with the protein MSKKVLIITTSLRPNSNSDKLAESFAKGALEAGNDVETVSLKGKTIAFCKGCFACAKIGHCVINDDANEITEKILNAEVVVWATPIYYYEMSGQMKTMIDRANSLYPRDYKFRDVYLLSVAAEDGDSVDEKAAGGVQGWVDCFEKAEFKGKVFAGNVNERGDIEGNKALDEAYKMGKDV; encoded by the coding sequence ATGTCTAAGAAGGTACTTATCATCACTACAAGTTTAAGACCCAACAGCAATTCCGATAAGCTCGCCGAGAGCTTTGCAAAGGGCGCTCTTGAAGCAGGCAATGACGTTGAGACAGTATCTCTTAAGGGCAAGACCATTGCTTTCTGCAAAGGCTGTTTTGCATGTGCCAAGATTGGTCATTGCGTGATCAATGACGATGCAAATGAGATCACGGAAAAGATCCTGAATGCTGAAGTTGTAGTCTGGGCAACGCCCATCTATTACTACGAGATGTCCGGTCAGATGAAGACCATGATCGACCGTGCTAATTCGTTATATCCAAGGGATTACAAGTTCAGAGATGTTTATCTTTTATCTGTTGCTGCAGAAGATGGCGATTCTGTTGATGAGAAAGCCGCAGGCGGCGTTCAGGGCTGGGTAGACTGCTTTGAAAAGGCTGAATTCAAGGGCAAGGTCTTTGCAGGCAACGTAAATGAACGTGGCGATATCGAAGGCAATAAAGCTCTTGATGAAGCTTATAAGATGGGTAAAGACGTTTAA
- a CDS encoding site-specific recombinase XerD, giving the protein MTPTFPLLENYLSYMEAALGRSENTVKEYRYDLILFARFLKLDRGLVPQDTPLEEIDISDIDAKILNKVTTDDLLAFVIWLSRSRKQSNSARARHIASLKSFFKYLHSKKRLIDNNPAYDIETPKIGKRMPKYLTLEQSQELLKAAYDSPKESNERDYCMLTLFLNCGMRLSELRGININDIHGTTLTVIGKGNKERTIYLNDACLEAIDDWMNKRATLKIKPSAEKALFVSKRGTRISDDMIQITIKRLLEEAGIDTRVYSVHKLRHTAATLMYKYGKVDIRNLQLILGHQSVSTTQIYTHVDDEALHRAIESNPLANFDPEKK; this is encoded by the coding sequence ATGACACCGACATTTCCGCTTCTCGAGAATTACTTAAGCTATATGGAAGCTGCTCTCGGCCGTTCGGAAAACACAGTCAAGGAATACCGCTATGACCTCATTCTTTTCGCAAGGTTCTTAAAGCTCGACAGAGGGCTTGTCCCACAGGACACACCGTTAGAAGAGATCGACATCTCCGATATCGATGCAAAGATCTTAAACAAGGTAACAACTGACGATCTTCTCGCCTTCGTTATCTGGCTTTCCCGTTCGCGAAAACAGTCCAACTCCGCAAGAGCAAGGCATATTGCGTCCCTGAAGAGTTTTTTTAAATATCTGCACTCAAAGAAAAGGCTCATCGATAACAACCCTGCATACGACATAGAGACACCCAAGATTGGCAAGCGCATGCCAAAATATCTTACGCTCGAGCAGAGTCAGGAACTCCTTAAGGCCGCTTACGATTCACCCAAGGAATCCAACGAGCGCGACTACTGCATGCTTACACTCTTCCTTAACTGCGGAATGCGTTTATCTGAGCTCAGAGGCATCAATATAAATGATATTCACGGCACTACATTAACCGTAATCGGTAAAGGTAATAAAGAGCGTACGATCTATCTTAACGACGCTTGTCTTGAGGCTATAGATGACTGGATGAACAAGAGAGCAACGCTGAAGATCAAGCCTTCTGCTGAAAAGGCCCTGTTCGTGTCTAAGCGCGGAACGAGGATATCAGATGACATGATCCAGATAACGATAAAGCGCCTTCTTGAAGAAGCAGGAATTGATACAAGAGTCTATTCAGTGCATAAGCTCAGACATACTGCTGCTACTCTTATGTATAAGTACGGCAAAGTCGATATAAGAAATCTTCAGCTGATATTAGGACACCAGAGCGTCTCAACTACACAGATCTATACGCACGTTGATGACGAGGCATTGCACCGCGCGATAGAGAGCAACCCTCTGGCAAACTTCGATCCTGAGAAAAAATAA
- a CDS encoding lysophospholipase L1-like esterase, translated as MILTNEELKKIYFGAYEFEETPDGFLKANQYTKAQMEYFKGAFDMWYERCDASTAKTLELRTDASKISFDYKFLWKCSEDSVELYVDGLASQIFYVKDMKEEGHLEFTLPEGVHDVVIYLVADATLVIKDFSIDSSYEVPVKDTKVLWLGDSITQGYGPLRSSETYVSIANRELNWDIINQGIGGYIYDKKSLMKMPGYDPDKIVVALGTNQYGDGPEAVEEYYETLTGIYGTEKPILCISPIWRGDNLEALPVFYAFCEKVRTIAGRYPNITVIDGLSLVPHLEEYYLDNLHPNCLGTETYAANLVKAIRKNGF; from the coding sequence ATGATCCTGACTAACGAAGAACTTAAGAAGATATATTTCGGAGCATATGAATTTGAGGAGACTCCTGATGGATTCCTTAAGGCAAACCAGTACACAAAAGCGCAGATGGAGTATTTTAAGGGTGCTTTTGATATGTGGTACGAGAGGTGCGACGCCTCCACAGCCAAGACCTTGGAGTTGAGGACTGATGCTTCGAAAATTTCTTTTGACTATAAGTTCTTATGGAAGTGTTCGGAGGATTCTGTCGAGCTTTATGTTGACGGCTTGGCCTCTCAGATCTTTTACGTTAAGGATATGAAGGAAGAGGGACACCTCGAGTTTACTCTGCCTGAAGGCGTGCATGATGTTGTTATCTATCTTGTTGCCGACGCGACGCTCGTCATAAAGGACTTTTCTATTGATTCATCTTATGAGGTACCCGTAAAGGATACCAAAGTCCTCTGGCTCGGTGATTCGATCACACAGGGCTACGGACCTCTGCGTTCATCGGAGACATATGTAAGCATTGCTAACCGCGAGCTTAACTGGGACATAATAAACCAGGGAATAGGCGGATATATCTACGATAAGAAGTCACTCATGAAGATGCCCGGGTACGATCCTGACAAGATCGTAGTGGCTTTGGGCACAAACCAGTATGGTGACGGTCCTGAAGCAGTTGAAGAATACTATGAGACCCTTACCGGCATATATGGCACGGAAAAGCCCATCCTTTGCATTTCTCCCATATGGAGAGGTGATAATCTGGAAGCTCTTCCTGTCTTTTATGCCTTCTGCGAAAAGGTAAGAACGATAGCAGGCAGATATCCCAACATCACTGTAATAGACGGCCTGAGCCTCGTTCCGCACCTTGAAGAGTACTATCTCGATAATCTTCACCCGAACTGCCTCGGTACGGAAACTTATGCTGCAAATCTCGTAAAGGCGATCAGAAAGAACGGTTTCTGA
- a CDS encoding aspartate-semialdehyde dehydrogenase: protein MEQKLKVGIIGATGYVGQRFITLLADHPWFEIVALCASPRSAGKTYEEAVEGRWKLDIPCPEFVKKMVVYGTDNIEEYCKQIDFTFCAVDMKKDEIRALEEKIAKLECPVVSNNSANRWTEDVPMIIPEVNADHAQLIEAQKKRLGTQRGFIAVKPNCSIQSYVPALTPFLKNGIKQISVCTYQAISGAGKTFKDWPEMVGNVIPYIGGEEEKSEKEPLKVWGQFAGDHIELAKNPVISAQCYRVAVQEGHTAAVSVSFENKPSKEELISVWNSYESEAVKLGLPSAPKHFLQYIDEDNRPQPKLDANFENGMGVSVARLREDNIFDYKFCCLSHNTLRGAAGGGVLTAELLVAKGYIQAK, encoded by the coding sequence ATGGAACAGAAACTGAAAGTCGGCATTATCGGAGCTACAGGTTATGTCGGACAAAGATTTATCACACTTCTCGCAGACCACCCCTGGTTTGAGATCGTTGCTTTATGCGCATCTCCGAGATCTGCCGGTAAGACTTACGAAGAGGCAGTTGAGGGAAGATGGAAGCTTGATATACCTTGCCCGGAATTCGTAAAGAAGATGGTAGTTTACGGTACAGACAATATCGAAGAATATTGCAAGCAGATCGACTTCACTTTCTGCGCTGTAGATATGAAGAAGGATGAGATTCGCGCTTTGGAAGAAAAGATCGCTAAGCTCGAGTGCCCTGTAGTTTCCAACAACTCAGCTAACAGATGGACAGAAGATGTTCCTATGATCATCCCTGAGGTAAACGCAGATCACGCTCAGCTTATCGAAGCTCAGAAGAAGAGACTCGGTACACAGAGAGGATTCATTGCTGTTAAGCCTAACTGCTCTATCCAGAGCTACGTTCCTGCTCTTACACCTTTCCTTAAGAATGGTATCAAGCAGATCTCCGTATGCACATATCAGGCTATCTCCGGTGCCGGCAAGACATTCAAGGACTGGCCTGAGATGGTAGGAAACGTAATTCCTTATATCGGCGGTGAAGAGGAGAAGTCCGAGAAGGAGCCTCTTAAGGTTTGGGGTCAGTTCGCAGGCGATCACATCGAGCTTGCAAAGAATCCTGTTATCTCCGCTCAGTGCTACCGTGTAGCTGTTCAGGAAGGTCATACGGCTGCAGTTTCCGTATCCTTCGAGAACAAGCCTTCCAAGGAAGAGCTCATCTCTGTATGGAATTCTTATGAGAGCGAAGCAGTTAAGCTCGGTCTTCCTTCAGCTCCTAAGCACTTCCTCCAGTACATTGACGAGGATAACCGTCCCCAGCCTAAGCTTGACGCCAACTTCGAGAACGGCATGGGCGTATCCGTAGCAAGACTCAGAGAAGATAACATCTTCGATTACAAGTTCTGCTGCCTCTCACACAATACTTTAAGAGGCGCTGCAGGCGGCGGTGTTCTTACAGCTGAGCTCCTTGTAGCAAAGGGATACATTCAGGCAAAATAA
- a CDS encoding site-specific recombinase XerC gives MIKTRYTKGRVRLKEGEYLRRNGTFEYRWTENRVRRSVYARSLDELRDKENAILSGTLIVSKNIGTDTTPIERLCEDAKTGANATVSTYFEIWKRVKSGIRQSTLDTYLRLYTRYIEPNIGSIALEDLSYSKVVMFYKDFIENRGLGISIVSSINVVLTMILNVAVKDGVIKTNPCTGAIKELNRKYSGTVKEVRALTGTEQAAFEEYLSRPGTYHYLFPLFTVMLYTGIRVGELCALRWKDVSFENNVIYINHTLVYDGRKGSEMALNPPKTKTSERCIPMSSKVREALLEEKYRQESCGIHCKDSVGGYKDFVFLDSNGDLYHLKKLNHKLDRISIAIDKEIKSKGSVNGLTSFPHVHNHMLRHTFATRMREAGADIKATADIMGHHEVGITLNTYTDASENFKMKEISLLESSGKNLAV, from the coding sequence ATGATCAAAACTAGATATACAAAAGGAAGAGTAAGATTAAAGGAAGGAGAATACCTAAGAAGAAACGGAACCTTTGAGTACAGATGGACTGAAAATCGGGTCAGACGCTCGGTTTATGCCAGATCGCTCGACGAGTTACGAGACAAAGAAAATGCTATCTTAAGTGGCACTTTAATTGTTTCAAAGAACATCGGAACAGACACAACCCCGATTGAGCGGCTGTGTGAAGATGCGAAGACAGGAGCAAATGCTACAGTCAGCACTTATTTTGAGATCTGGAAAAGAGTTAAGAGCGGGATCAGACAATCAACCTTAGATACCTACTTAAGACTCTACACCCGATATATCGAACCCAACATCGGATCCATAGCACTCGAAGATCTAAGTTACAGTAAGGTCGTAATGTTTTACAAAGACTTCATTGAGAATCGAGGACTGGGAATTTCAATAGTAAGCAGTATTAACGTAGTCCTTACCATGATCCTCAATGTAGCTGTGAAGGACGGAGTAATAAAAACCAATCCCTGTACCGGAGCAATTAAAGAGCTTAACCGCAAATATTCTGGTACCGTAAAGGAAGTCAGGGCACTTACAGGCACAGAACAGGCTGCTTTTGAAGAATACTTAAGCAGGCCCGGCACTTACCACTACCTCTTCCCTCTTTTTACCGTAATGCTATACACAGGAATCAGAGTCGGAGAGCTATGCGCCCTAAGATGGAAAGACGTCAGTTTTGAGAATAATGTGATCTATATCAACCACACGCTGGTATACGATGGCAGAAAAGGCTCAGAAATGGCCCTGAATCCGCCGAAGACCAAGACAAGTGAAAGATGTATTCCCATGAGTTCCAAGGTCAGAGAAGCGCTCCTAGAGGAGAAATATCGCCAGGAATCATGCGGCATACACTGTAAAGACAGTGTCGGCGGTTACAAGGACTTCGTATTTCTTGACAGCAATGGCGATTTGTATCACCTCAAGAAGCTCAATCACAAGCTTGACAGGATTTCGATAGCGATCGACAAGGAAATCAAGAGCAAAGGCTCTGTAAACGGTCTCACAAGCTTTCCTCATGTCCACAACCACATGTTAAGGCATACGTTTGCAACAAGAATGAGAGAAGCCGGAGCCGACATCAAGGCCACAGCCGATATCATGGGACACCACGAAGTAGGAATCACTCTTAATACCTATACGGACGCTTCGGAAAATTTCAAGATGAAAGAGATCTCACTGCTAGAATCCAGTGGTAAAAATCTTGCAGTATGA
- a CDS encoding excisionase family DNA binding protein: MRGYANPGEKNPKKNLYIGGRLQAREWTVNTGIFIKNKQTQRLLKICPFILKNCKGLSMKNQLSIAEKSLLTPEEAAEYFNIGVNKIRSMTNDPNCPYVLWSGSRRLIKRKPFEEYLYKKYSI; the protein is encoded by the coding sequence ATGAGGGGTTATGCAAACCCCGGAGAAAAGAATCCGAAGAAAAACCTTTATATTGGAGGCAGACTTCAAGCCCGGGAGTGGACGGTAAATACGGGCATCTTTATCAAAAACAAGCAGACACAGCGTCTGCTGAAAATATGTCCGTTTATTCTTAAGAATTGCAAAGGACTTTCTATGAAAAATCAGTTATCAATCGCAGAGAAGTCTCTGCTCACACCAGAAGAGGCTGCCGAATATTTCAATATAGGCGTCAATAAGATACGTTCCATGACAAACGATCCCAACTGCCCTTATGTTTTATGGAGCGGCAGCAGGCGCCTAATCAAACGGAAGCCTTTCGAAGAATACCTTTACAAGAAGTATTCAATCTGA
- a CDS encoding RNA polymerase sigma factor (sigma-70 family) produces MKEYKVSVFNTTTGKYELVEVSKEVYEVFTRTQWNLEDNESSFYEHQIPLSQLDGTEDTLEAWERFDEFVVECEIASRDEIEKFAKEQERKALSAALKSLKAAELELIEAIYFNGMTEKAYAEHIGKERSAVNKRKKRILSKLKHNILKNLK; encoded by the coding sequence ATGAAAGAATATAAAGTCTCAGTTTTTAACACAACTACCGGCAAGTATGAGCTTGTCGAAGTATCCAAAGAAGTATACGAAGTTTTCACAAGAACACAATGGAATTTGGAAGATAACGAATCCAGCTTCTACGAACACCAGATCCCGTTATCTCAGTTGGATGGCACCGAAGATACGTTGGAAGCGTGGGAACGCTTTGATGAGTTTGTTGTCGAGTGCGAAATAGCCAGCAGAGACGAAATCGAAAAGTTTGCTAAAGAACAGGAGCGCAAAGCTCTTTCTGCAGCTTTGAAGTCTCTTAAAGCTGCAGAGCTTGAACTAATTGAGGCTATTTACTTCAACGGTATGACCGAAAAAGCATATGCCGAACACATCGGGAAAGAAAGATCAGCCGTTAACAAAAGGAAAAAGAGAATCCTCAGTAAGTTAAAACATAATATTTTGAAGAATTTGAAATAA
- a CDS encoding WYL domain-containing protein, with translation MRQKPISPTGRQHVNLSQYAFDIVRSDSLNFLGTLNNSGFINTIIENSSVDSFDELALIEEERIKTELSTYTSKPTEAEIKIIKKIASAHKFHVLNTLNKYPKNVTLKIKLNVKLHNKLYPTESEWFGDKYNLSQGEYIKSIIEEYARKTYFERESIFYKERIEELERYISAADSEKRILLITMKDGRKSYFKPYRLSEEYETNYHYLIGLSAEEGTSDYIIASLRLSRIADIKPKGRSIGSGKISKIEIRRINDRIKESGIPYLLGTPTQFTIRLTKKGMILYDYKYSQRPIYDEPLIKNQDDTFTMKITATERQIQNYFFAFGKEALIISPNETQKWMAAKYNSASDIYISLGKINT, from the coding sequence ATGAGACAAAAACCAATTAGCCCAACCGGAAGACAACATGTAAATTTAAGCCAATACGCATTTGATATCGTAAGAAGTGATTCTCTCAACTTTCTCGGAACCCTTAATAATTCTGGATTCATAAATACTATTATAGAAAACTCAAGCGTCGACTCATTTGATGAACTAGCATTAATCGAAGAAGAACGAATCAAAACTGAATTATCCACATATACCAGCAAACCGACAGAAGCAGAAATAAAAATAATAAAGAAAATTGCATCTGCGCACAAATTTCATGTTTTGAACACATTAAATAAATACCCCAAAAACGTAACGCTCAAAATCAAGCTCAACGTAAAATTACATAATAAGCTTTATCCCACCGAATCTGAATGGTTTGGAGATAAATACAACTTATCTCAAGGTGAGTATATAAAATCGATCATTGAGGAATATGCAAGAAAGACATACTTCGAAAGAGAAAGCATATTTTACAAAGAGCGAATTGAAGAGCTCGAAAGGTATATTTCCGCTGCCGACAGTGAAAAAAGAATTCTGTTAATAACTATGAAAGATGGAAGAAAATCTTATTTTAAGCCATATCGGTTATCTGAAGAGTATGAAACAAATTATCATTATTTGATCGGTCTTTCAGCAGAAGAAGGAACCTCTGATTATATTATCGCTTCATTGCGACTATCTCGAATAGCCGATATTAAACCAAAAGGTCGCTCTATTGGCAGCGGAAAGATATCCAAAATCGAAATAAGAAGAATTAATGACAGAATAAAAGAAAGTGGTATTCCCTATCTATTAGGAACACCGACGCAGTTCACGATAAGACTTACAAAAAAGGGAATGATCTTATATGACTATAAATACTCTCAGAGACCAATTTATGATGAACCTTTAATTAAAAACCAGGATGACACCTTTACTATGAAAATCACTGCTACAGAACGACAAATACAGAATTATTTTTTCGCATTTGGGAAGGAAGCACTTATAATTTCACCAAACGAAACACAAAAATGGATGGCAGCGAAATATAACAGTGCATCCGACATATACATTTCCCTAGGAAAAATAAATACATAA